From Arachis stenosperma cultivar V10309 chromosome 2, arast.V10309.gnm1.PFL2, whole genome shotgun sequence, one genomic window encodes:
- the LOC130961764 gene encoding CDPK-related kinase 3-like isoform X2 translates to MMTTAIAIEDVRREVKILKALSGHKHLIKFHDAFEDANNVYIVMELCEGGELLDRILSRGGKYPEEDAKAIVLQILSVVAFCHLQGVVHRDLKPENFLFTSKSEDADMKLIDFGLSDFIRTDERLNDIVGSAYYVAPEVLHRSYSVEADIWSIGVISYILLCGSRPFWARTESGIFRSVLRADPNFEDLPWPSVSAEAKDFVKRLLNKDYRKRMTAVQALTHPWLRDENRAIPLDILVYKLVKSYIHATPFRRAALKALSKALTEEEFPYLRAQFKLLEPNLDGHVLLDNFKMALIRHATDAMRESKVLDIIHAMEPLAYRKMDFEEFCAAAVSIYQLESLEKWEDIASNAFEHFEREGNRVISVEELARELNLGPSAYSVLRDWIRNSDGKLNLLGYTKFLHGVTPRSSNPRHHR, encoded by the exons ATG ATGACGACGGCGATAGCAATAGAAGATGTTCGGAGAGAGGTGAAGATCTTAAAAGCTCTATCTGGCCATAAGCATCTGATCAAATTTCATGATGCTTTTGAGGATGCCAACAATGTGTACATAGTAATGGA ATTGTGTGAAGGCGGGGAGCTTCTTGACAGGATTTTGTCAAG GGGAGGAAAGTATCCGGAGGAGGATGCCAAAGCTATAGTTTTGCAGATTCTAAGCGTAGTTGCTTTTTGTCATCTTCAGGGCGTCGTGCACCGTGACCTAAAACCGGAG AATTTCCTCTTTACTTCAAAAAGTGAAGATGCTGATATGAAGCTTATCGATTTCGGTTTATCGGATTTCATCCGGACAG ACGAACGACTAAATGACATTGTTGGGAGTGCATATTATGTTGCACCAGAGGTACTTCACAGGTCATATAGTGTGGAAGCAGATATATGGAGTATCGGTGTGATTTCATATATCTTGTTATGTGGAAGTCGACCATTCTGGGCACGAACAGAATCTGGAATTTTCCGTTCAGTGCTCAGAGCTGATCCTAACTTCGAAGATTTACCTTGGCCTTCTGTGTCTGCGGAGGCCAAGGACTTTGTAAAGAGGCTCCTAAACAAGGACTATAGGAAAAGAATGACGGCCGTCCAAGCTCTAA CTCACCCTTGGTTGAGGGATGAAAACCGCGCCATCCCTCTCGATATATTAGTTTATAAACTAGTGAAGTCCTATATACACGCAACACCATTCAGACGTGCAGCATTAAAG GCTCTTTCAAAGGCTTTGACAGAAGAAGAATTTCCCTATCTTAGAGCGCAATTCAAATTGTTGGAACCAAATCTAGACGGCCACGTATTACTCGACAATTTCAAAATG GCCCTTATACGCCATGCAACCGATGCCATGAGGGAGTCAAAGGTTCTTGATATTATACACGCG ATGGAACCACTTGCATACAGAAAGATGGACTTTGAAGAATTCTGTGCAGCTGCAGTTAGCATATATCAATTGGAATCACTTGAAAAGTGGGAAGATATTGCTTCCAATGCTTTTGAGCACTTTGAGAGAGAGGGTAACCGTGTAATTTCAGTTGAAGAATTAGCAAGA GAATTGAATCTAGGTCCTTCAGCTTATTCAGTTCTGAGAGATTGGATACGAAATAGTGATGGAAAGCTTAATTTACTTGGATATACAAAATTTTTGCATGGTGTCACTCCTCGTAGTTCAAACCCTAGACACCACCGTTAG
- the LOC130961764 gene encoding CDPK-related kinase 3-like isoform X1 produces the protein MGQCYGKTNPSPETDAAAIPSSDDLPPPSVTPSVKNTPARALLSPWRSPYPHGGGVTPSPARTATPRRIFRRPFPPPSPAKHIRASLAKRLGRGAVAARAKEGTIPEEGVAAEEEEEVLDKRFGYGKNFGAKYEIGKEIGKGHFGHTCYARCKKGEFKDQAVAVKIISKSKMTTAIAIEDVRREVKILKALSGHKHLIKFHDAFEDANNVYIVMELCEGGELLDRILSRGGKYPEEDAKAIVLQILSVVAFCHLQGVVHRDLKPENFLFTSKSEDADMKLIDFGLSDFIRTDERLNDIVGSAYYVAPEVLHRSYSVEADIWSIGVISYILLCGSRPFWARTESGIFRSVLRADPNFEDLPWPSVSAEAKDFVKRLLNKDYRKRMTAVQALTHPWLRDENRAIPLDILVYKLVKSYIHATPFRRAALKALSKALTEEEFPYLRAQFKLLEPNLDGHVLLDNFKMALIRHATDAMRESKVLDIIHAMEPLAYRKMDFEEFCAAAVSIYQLESLEKWEDIASNAFEHFEREGNRVISVEELARELNLGPSAYSVLRDWIRNSDGKLNLLGYTKFLHGVTPRSSNPRHHR, from the exons ATGGGGCAGTGCTACGGCAAGACTAATCCCTCGCCGGAAACTGACGCCGCCGCGATTCCCAGCTCCGACGACCTTCCTCCGCCGTCAGTCACGCCCTCGGTGAAGAACACTCCGGCGAGAGCTTTATTGTCGCCGTGGCGGAGCCCTTACCCTCACGGAGGTGGCGTGACACCGTCTCCAGCTAGGACAGCGACGCCGAGGAGGATTTTCCGGCGGCCTTTTCCACCTCCGTCTCCCGCGAAGCATATTCGTGCGTCGTTGGCGAAGCGACTGGGGCGAGGCGCGGTGGCGGCGAGGGCAAAGGAGGGGACTATACCGGAGGAGGGAGTGGCGgcggaggaagaggaggaggtgCTGGATAAGAGGTTtggatatggaaagaattttggTGCAAAGTATGAGattgggaaggaaattgggaaAGGGCATTTTGGTCATACTTGTTATGCAAGGTGTAAGAAAGGTGAATTCAAGGACCAAGCTGTAGCAGTTAAAATCATTTCCAAGTCTAAG ATGACGACGGCGATAGCAATAGAAGATGTTCGGAGAGAGGTGAAGATCTTAAAAGCTCTATCTGGCCATAAGCATCTGATCAAATTTCATGATGCTTTTGAGGATGCCAACAATGTGTACATAGTAATGGA ATTGTGTGAAGGCGGGGAGCTTCTTGACAGGATTTTGTCAAG GGGAGGAAAGTATCCGGAGGAGGATGCCAAAGCTATAGTTTTGCAGATTCTAAGCGTAGTTGCTTTTTGTCATCTTCAGGGCGTCGTGCACCGTGACCTAAAACCGGAG AATTTCCTCTTTACTTCAAAAAGTGAAGATGCTGATATGAAGCTTATCGATTTCGGTTTATCGGATTTCATCCGGACAG ACGAACGACTAAATGACATTGTTGGGAGTGCATATTATGTTGCACCAGAGGTACTTCACAGGTCATATAGTGTGGAAGCAGATATATGGAGTATCGGTGTGATTTCATATATCTTGTTATGTGGAAGTCGACCATTCTGGGCACGAACAGAATCTGGAATTTTCCGTTCAGTGCTCAGAGCTGATCCTAACTTCGAAGATTTACCTTGGCCTTCTGTGTCTGCGGAGGCCAAGGACTTTGTAAAGAGGCTCCTAAACAAGGACTATAGGAAAAGAATGACGGCCGTCCAAGCTCTAA CTCACCCTTGGTTGAGGGATGAAAACCGCGCCATCCCTCTCGATATATTAGTTTATAAACTAGTGAAGTCCTATATACACGCAACACCATTCAGACGTGCAGCATTAAAG GCTCTTTCAAAGGCTTTGACAGAAGAAGAATTTCCCTATCTTAGAGCGCAATTCAAATTGTTGGAACCAAATCTAGACGGCCACGTATTACTCGACAATTTCAAAATG GCCCTTATACGCCATGCAACCGATGCCATGAGGGAGTCAAAGGTTCTTGATATTATACACGCG ATGGAACCACTTGCATACAGAAAGATGGACTTTGAAGAATTCTGTGCAGCTGCAGTTAGCATATATCAATTGGAATCACTTGAAAAGTGGGAAGATATTGCTTCCAATGCTTTTGAGCACTTTGAGAGAGAGGGTAACCGTGTAATTTCAGTTGAAGAATTAGCAAGA GAATTGAATCTAGGTCCTTCAGCTTATTCAGTTCTGAGAGATTGGATACGAAATAGTGATGGAAAGCTTAATTTACTTGGATATACAAAATTTTTGCATGGTGTCACTCCTCGTAGTTCAAACCCTAGACACCACCGTTAG
- the LOC130961998 gene encoding auxin-responsive protein SAUR32-like: protein MGHGEKISPRSFHLHRHLLQHGEKNNNNINNSSNKVFKDVIPKGFMAIKVGQGEEQQRFVVPVIYFNHPLFMQLLKEAEEEYGFDQKGTITIPCHVEEFRNVSGLIDREKSFHNHHHHHHVGCFGF from the coding sequence ATGGGTCATGGAGAAAAGATCAGTCCAAGGAGCTTCCATTTGCATCGCCACCTCCTCCAACATGGTgagaagaacaacaacaacatcaacaacaGTAGCAACAAAGTGTTTAAGGATGTTATTCCAAAAGGGTTTATGGCAATAAAGGTAGGTCAAGGTGAAGAACAACAAAGGTTTGTTGTTCCTGTTATATACTTCAACCACCCACTCTTCATGCAATTATTGAAGGAAGCTGAAGAAGAGTATGGTTTTGATCAGAAAGGAACCATAACTATACCTTGCCATGTTGAAGAATTCAGGAACGTTAGCGGCTTGATTGATAGGGAAAAGAGTTtccataatcatcatcatcatcaccatgtTGGTTGCTTTGGTTTTTAG